From one Plectropomus leopardus isolate mb chromosome 8, YSFRI_Pleo_2.0, whole genome shotgun sequence genomic stretch:
- the si:ch211-150o23.3 gene encoding uncharacterized protein si:ch211-150o23.3 gives MMLSFLRIILTGLLGVLWDGVTAFGGVRLVDGENKCSGRVEVRRHDQWGTVCDHGWDLREADVVCLELGCGLAVSPVHGAVFGAGSGEIWLRHVQCTGHESSLTRCAVVLHSNEHCTHENDAGVKCSGTLLMPTLTLLSPHTVFSPGEAVRFGCSVLLGHHLSDFHLYKHGVSTPLVTQRADQTLTRVELTLSDIETFHQGSYSCRYRIKSGFPSQLLESPPSNSINITVVELLTPQHWYNTSTEAPAGSVIKGHNFNITCSTPQQYPGGSFQLRLIRSNGTVRQSLPALTPSVTFTFPNAQSSNEGYYYCLYRVQLGGRTFVSRESQPLPIAIRDPDPVLSPMVISWLVSGLTFVVAVIIIIIVAKVLCNKEKKPTELERETRTCVDNTYVALSINKL, from the exons ATGATGCTGAGCTTCCTCCGTATCATTTTAACAG GCCTGTTAGGAGTTCTCTGGGATGGAGTTACGGCTTTTG GTGGAGTGAGATTAGTGGATGGGGAGAACAAGTGTTCTGGCAGAGTTGAAGTACGCCGCCATGACCAGTGGGGGACAGTTTGTGACCACGGGTGGGACCTCCGAGAAGCTGATGTGGTGTGCCTGGAGCTGGGCTGTGGCTTAGCTGTGTCACCTGTACATGGTGCAGTATTTGGTGCAGGCAGTGGAGAGATCTGGCTGAGGCATGTCCAGTGCACAGGACACGAGTCCAGTTTGACACGCTGTGCTGTCGTCCTCCACAGTAATGAACACTGCACCCATGAGAATGATGCAGGGGTGAAATGCTCAG gTACCCTTTTAATGCCCACCCTCACCCTGCTGTCACCTCACACTGTGTTCTCTCCCGGCGAGGCTGTCCGCTTTGGCTGCAGTGTACTGCTGGGTCACCACCTCAGTGACTTCCACCTGTACAAGCATGGAGTTTCCACGCCACTGGTTACACAGAGGGCGGACCAGACCCTGACCAGAGTAGAGCTCACACTGTCCGACATAGAGACGTTCCACCAGGGCAGCTACAGTTGTCGGTACAGGATCAAGAGTGGTTTCCCTTCTCAGTTGCTCGAATCTCCACCCAGCAACTCCATCAACATCACTGTTG TGGAACTCTTGACTCCCCAACACTGGTACAACACGTCCACCGAGGCCCCGGCTGGTTCCGTCATTAAAGGCCACAATTTCAACATCACCTGCTCCACCCCACAGCAGTACCCTGGAGGTTCCTTCCAGCTGCGTCTGATCCGCTCCAATGGCACAGTGCGCCAGTCCCTGCCTGCCCTCACCCCGTCCGTCACTTTCACCTTTCCCAACGCCCAGAGCTCCAACGAGGGCTACTACTACTGCCTGTATCGGGTCCAGCTGGGTGGACGCACCTTTGTCTCCAGAGAGAGCCAGCCCCTGCCTATAGCCATCAGAG ACCCAGATCCAGTACTGAGTCCAATGGTGATCAGCTGGCTTGTGTCCGGCCTGACATTTGTTGTGGCTGTCATCATTATAATCATTGTGGCCAAGGTGCTGTGTAACAAAGAGAAGAAGCCCACTGAACTGGAGCGAGAGACCAGAACCT GTGTGGACAACACTTATGTTGCCTTATCAATCAACAAGCTATGA